The window caagatgctgtgaaacttttatatttaaaatataaaacactgaaaatgtaagtattttaaaactaagtTTTAGTTACTAAAACCCTAAAACTTAGTTTTAGTCCTGCCTCTGccaattaattcttttttaaagaccaTAAGCTtggttgttaatttaaaaatattagttactCATTTTCAGCACCTGCCTACTACTGCACTAGGCTCAGTCACGGCTGTGTATTACAAACGCTCCAAACCAATCAGAATTCCTAGGGTATGCCAATGTTATAAACTGACAGTGTCCAATACAACTGGTCAGGTCTCACATTATGATGTGCTTAACGGAATTCAGTTTTCAAATGACTCAAACGACAATGAAAACAGGATAGACCATTCTAAGATACCCATATATTCCACCTGAAAAGCGGAAGTCTCATAGTACACTTTTATATTCCTAAAATCTGCTAGTATTCCGAATAAAAACCAACAAAAGTTAACAACTGGtaatcaatttattaaaatagttgACTTAAGCATCTGCAATGGTGACTTCCACCTCAACTCCAGGCTCAATACTGATGGAAGTAATCTGCTTAACAATCTCAGAAGGACTGTGCAAGTCAATGAGTCGCTTGTGGATTCTCATCTGGAAACGATCCCATGTCTTAGAACCTTCACCACAAGGAGTTTTTCTTGTAGTGATTCTCAAAGTCTGCAACAAAAGACAAAGGAAACCAAGTGTTTATGGCTTTATACTTATCCCTAGAACATCTGGAAAACCCCTTTTAATCATCTCATTAGTTTCCCTTTGGCATGATTCCTATTTACACTAACAGATTTTCAGGTACCACGGGTTGAAAACGCCAGGTCTGTTTTCACTGTAGTAGGACACCACCCTTACAGCTTGCGCCTGTTAAGCACCAAACCACACCAAGACCACAACAGCAATAACTAAACGATCATATCTAAACATTAGAGACTTACTAGGAACCGAAATCTACCACCAATTTCCATACGCGTTTGTAAATAGCATCAGGGTTAACAATTTTGGCAGCCAAACCCCTTAAAGAACCTGAATTTACACAACATCCAGAAGCAACTCCTACTTTCTGCCCCTCCGATTTACTTTACCTTGGTAGGCATTCGAACTGGTCCTTTCACTTTCAGGTTCTTTTCCTTCGCGCCTCTGATCAAGTCAGCACACACTGTAGGAAATAAAAAGACCTCTCAGTAcaatcaaaacaattaaaatcgGCTTAAGATCTTCACTTCTACTGGCTCAGAATAGCGTATAAAACTATCACCGTTATTCAACACAACAGGTACCTCCTCATCGCCAGCTGTACGACAATGAAAGCAGTTTTAGGCCATGCTTTACCTTTTTAAGCAAGCAACTTGTCACTTCAGTTCTTGGAGTCCACCTTGTACACTAACATTAACGAGTAAAGCTCGGCGCTTTTTGTCCAATTCCCGCCCCCACCGCACGACTGCACTGACCCTTTTCCAGGGATTTAACGTTGCGGCTCGTTAGGGTGATTCGAATTCGGTGAATTGCCACCTCCGGCTCCACGGGTGTTTTTCCGGTATCCTTAAAAGCCTATTGTTAGACACATGAGAAAGAACAATAAGCCAAAAATGGTCTGCCACTTCTGGAGAAAGGCAGCTTCCGGAAGCTTCCCGCGTTCCCCCACCATTTCAGACGCGCCTTTCCGCCCCTACACGCCCCAGCATCTGCCCTACAGGAGCACGAGCTCGAAACAGGAGACCCCCCGGCGACCGAGCCCTGCGCCTCACCATGGCTGCTGCGCGGCTTCCTGACCGACTTGTTCCTCGGCGAGAGCGAACAGCGGTGAGTCAGGAGCAGGAGCGTGCGAACCAAAGATCCGCAAGTCCTACGGCCGCGTCTTCCTCAAAAAGAAAGAGGTGTGACTTGAGCAATGCTTATATAGCACGCTTACATCCGGGTCCCACACGCCCCGGAACAGGAAATGTCCCGGACCCTAGAGGCGGTCGCACAAGGCCGAGCTGGAGCACTCGTGGAGTTGGCAGGAAAGGCACGGCTGCGTGCGCCCCCTGTCCGCACGGAGGAACCAAAGTCCCGCAGGGTGGGGTCCCCGCCTGCGCGGAGATGGCCACCCGGCCGAGAGAACAGGCGAGGCGGAAACCTGAGAAACTCCTGTCTGGTGCACCTAACCCTCTCCCTCGTAAAGTGCACACGAACTCTGGTTTTTACGTTGCAAATTTTGCTTTCTACACAGACCATACCACTCGTTGTTCTCTGAGGATGAGGTAACTTCTCTGAGTTTAGCTGACATGAGCAATGGCAGAAATGCTTCTAGTGAACTGGACACCTTACGTTAGAATTAGTAAGCACTTATTTTTCATAGCCTGAAACGTCCTTTTGTGATATTTCAGCTCCTGGCTTCCCAATCCAGCAGAAGTATCTACATCTATTTCTGGAAAGGACCTGAACTTGGCTTCTCGTCCCTCTGGAAAGTGAGGCGAAAATGCCAGGCTGCGCAGCTACCCTGAGGCCCGGCCTGGTACCTGGCTAGCCACCCAGTCCTGATACGTCATCTCCTTTCTGTTGGATAAAGTCATTGGATAAGATCCCCCAGGGTCTTCTTAACACTGAACATCTGTTCATAATCACATAAGTGACCAAATATAGTGGAAAACCCGAATGGTCAACTGGGCTGAGCAATGGGAGAGAGCGCAGGATGAGCTCACCTACACCTGAGCAAGAAGCCGGGGATAATACATGGAAATCATTGAGATGGATTTTGAtacagggcagaaggaaaagtaaaataatctcATACTACTTTCCACCTGAAGTTCTGAGCCAAAAGAGTTATTTGCTCAAACACTTCAAACTGGGGAGGGACAGAGCTCTGATGCCTCCCTTCAggcctgtttttgttgttgtagttgttgttttttgtgtgtttgtttttgagacggagtttccctcttgttgcccagactggagtgccacggcgccatctcggctcaccgcaacctctgccttctgggttcaagcgattctcctgcctcagcctcccgagtagctgggattacaggcatgcgccaccgtgcacggccaattttgttttgttttgttttgttttttagtagagacggggtttctccatgctggtcaggctggttttgaactcaggatctcaggtgatccgcccgcctcggtctcccaaagtgttgggattacaggcgtgagccacagcgctcgGCCCATCAGGGCTCTTTCTTGAGGTTTTGTCTTCTGTTCCTtggtagaaaattatttttgaaactttaaTCAGATAATAGCATTGTCTTATTTGGTGATAACTGGAACATAACTAATAACTGGGTTTCTTTGGCTCACGATACAtgtgagggttttgtttttgctgccattttaacaattactttaaattttcaaatttggatGTTTTCGAGTTccattttttgggttttttgtttgttttttgagatggagtctcgctctgtcgcccaggctggagtgcagtggcgcgcttTTTGCTCAagcgattcaagcgattctcctgcctcagcctcccgagtagctgggactataggcgtgtaccaccactctctgctaattttttgtatttttactagagacggtgtctcaccgtgttagccaggatggtctcaatctcctgaactcgttttccgcccatctcggcctcccaaagtgctgggattacaggtgtgagccacctagcCCGGCCCcagttcagttatttttaaatgtaatccaTTGTCTGTAAGTACTCTTTTAGTAGAATTTTTAGCAGAAAATCTGAAAGCCTGCATTCTTATTGTGCTAGCTGTAACCTAATTGAGACTTCATAACTTAGAGGTTTAACTTATTGGAATGGCTATGTGcaacaaatacacaaaagcaCAATTGCCCTGCTCCCTGGGGTGTGGTCAGCCACCACTGTAGTACTGCCTAGAGGTGACTGTGCatcttttaagtgaagatatACAGCAGCATTCATGTTTTCTAATGCTCAAAGATGACTGGAAATTCAATGAAGGAATTTCATTGAGAAGTACAATTGTAATTTTTGTacaagtgtgattttttttttttttttgataacaaATCTGGTACATCTTTTTCTTAGGCTTATCTCATCCTTTAAGTATTTGAGGAACTGGTGAACAAGTTAACTACTTTGATCATAAATAAGGAAATTTCATTatagagaaaagcaaaatgtggCTCAGCAAGTATGTGAAAAATGGCTGATGTGACTAGAACTAAGGAAACAAATGGTTAAGTTAATATTAGACAAAAGTaatggaaattttttattttttattttggaaaaccgTATGGAGGGTCctcgaaaaattaaaaatggaacttcCATATGAAGCAgccatcccacttctgggtatataccccaaaaaaatgaaattggtatcttgaagagatacctgcactttattgcagcattatttacagtagCTAAGGTCAGGAAATGACCTAGGTGTCcagcaacagatgaatggatctttttttttttttttttgagacggagtcttactctgttgctcaggctggagggcagtggtgcgatctcagctcactgcaacctccatctcctgggttcaagcaatcctcctg of the Chlorocebus sabaeus isolate Y175 chromosome 8, mChlSab1.0.hap1, whole genome shotgun sequence genome contains:
- the RPS20 gene encoding small ribosomal subunit protein uS10 yields the protein MAFKDTGKTPVEPEVAIHRIRITLTSRNVKSLEKVCADLIRGAKEKNLKVKGPVRMPTKTLRITTRKTPCGEGSKTWDRFQMRIHKRLIDLHSPSEIVKQITSISIEPGVEVEVTIADA